The following are encoded together in the Humulus lupulus chromosome 5, drHumLupu1.1, whole genome shotgun sequence genome:
- the LOC133777552 gene encoding COP9 signalosome complex subunit 7 isoform X2: protein MDIEQKQAELIDHFVNQASTLKGSALGSLVAEATSHPSLFAFSEILAVPTLIELEGTENSVHLDVLRLFAHGTWTDLKRNAERLPQLSPEQTLKLKQLTVLTLAETNKVLPYDQLMQELDVTNVRELEDFLINECMYAGIVRGKLDQLRRCFEVQFAAGRDLRPGQLGTMIQTLSSWLATSDNLLVSIQDKIKWADTVNDLDKKHKKDVEDRVEEVKKSLSLKKLQTVSRPTLSSEGMRRSSLNLVE, encoded by the exons ATGGATATAGAGCAAAAGCAAGCGGAGCTTATCGATCACTTCGTTAACCAAGCATCGACTCTCAAGGGCTCAGCCCTTGGGTCCCTGGTAGCCGAGGCCACGTCTCACCCTTCGCTTTTTGCATTTTCTGAGATTCTTGCTGTTCCAACTCTTATTGAG CTTGAAGGGactgaaaattctgttcatctgGATGTGCTTCGCTTGTTTGCACATGGTACATGGACTGATTTAAAGA GAAATGCTGAGCGTCTTCCACAACTGTCTCCTGAGCAAACCTTAAAGTTAAAGCAACTTACTGTACTTACTCTGGCTGAGACGAACAAG GTACTCCCTTATGACCAACTAATGCAGGAGCTAGATGTTACAAACGTACGCGAACTCGAGGACTTCCTCATTAATGAGTGCATGTATGCG GGCATAGTTAGAGGAAAGCTGGATCAGCTGCGAAGATGCTTTGAG GTTCAATTTGCTGCAGGGAGAGATCTGAGACCTGGACAGCTTGGGACTATGATTCAAACACTATCAAGCTG GTTGGCTACATCAGACAACCTACTTGTGTCAATCCAAGACAAGATAAAGTGGGCTGATACTGTCAATGACTTGGACAAGAAACATAAAAAGGATGTTGAAGATAGGGTGGAAGAAGTGAAGAAGTCCCTTTCCCTCAAG AAGTTACAAACTGTAAGCAGGCCGACATTGAGTTCCGAGGGCATGAGGAGGTCTTCTCTGAACCTGGTGGAGTGA
- the LOC133777552 gene encoding COP9 signalosome complex subunit 7 isoform X3: MDIEQKQAELIDHFVNQASTLKGSALGSLVAEATSHPSLFAFSEILAVPTLIELEGTENSVHLDVLRLFAHGTWTDLKRNAERLPQLSPEQTLKLKQLTVLTLAETNKVLPYDQLMQELDVTNVRELEDFLINECMYAGIVRGKLDQLRRCFEVQFAAGRDLRPGQLGTMIQTLSSWLATSDNLLVSIQDKIKWADTVNDLDKKHKKDVEDRVEEVKKSLSLKLQTVSRPTLSSEGMRRSSLNLVE, encoded by the exons ATGGATATAGAGCAAAAGCAAGCGGAGCTTATCGATCACTTCGTTAACCAAGCATCGACTCTCAAGGGCTCAGCCCTTGGGTCCCTGGTAGCCGAGGCCACGTCTCACCCTTCGCTTTTTGCATTTTCTGAGATTCTTGCTGTTCCAACTCTTATTGAG CTTGAAGGGactgaaaattctgttcatctgGATGTGCTTCGCTTGTTTGCACATGGTACATGGACTGATTTAAAGA GAAATGCTGAGCGTCTTCCACAACTGTCTCCTGAGCAAACCTTAAAGTTAAAGCAACTTACTGTACTTACTCTGGCTGAGACGAACAAG GTACTCCCTTATGACCAACTAATGCAGGAGCTAGATGTTACAAACGTACGCGAACTCGAGGACTTCCTCATTAATGAGTGCATGTATGCG GGCATAGTTAGAGGAAAGCTGGATCAGCTGCGAAGATGCTTTGAG GTTCAATTTGCTGCAGGGAGAGATCTGAGACCTGGACAGCTTGGGACTATGATTCAAACACTATCAAGCTG GTTGGCTACATCAGACAACCTACTTGTGTCAATCCAAGACAAGATAAAGTGGGCTGATACTGTCAATGACTTGGACAAGAAACATAAAAAGGATGTTGAAGATAGGGTGGAAGAAGTGAAGAAGTCCCTTTCCCTCAAG TTACAAACTGTAAGCAGGCCGACATTGAGTTCCGAGGGCATGAGGAGGTCTTCTCTGAACCTGGTGGAGTGA
- the LOC133777552 gene encoding COP9 signalosome complex subunit 7 isoform X1: protein MDIEQKQAELIDHFVNQASTLKGSALGSLVAEATSHPSLFAFSEILAVPTLIELEGTENSVHLDVLRLFAHGTWTDLKRNAERLPQLSPEQTLKLKQLTVLTLAETNKVLPYDQLMQELDVTNVRELEDFLINECMYAGIVRGKLDQLRRCFEVQFAAGRDLRPGQLGTMIQTLSSWLATSDNLLVSIQDKIKWADTVNDLDKKHKKDVEDRVEEVKKSLSLKADIEFRGHEEVFSEPGGVMDYEEDRSRPKRRRHPIS, encoded by the exons ATGGATATAGAGCAAAAGCAAGCGGAGCTTATCGATCACTTCGTTAACCAAGCATCGACTCTCAAGGGCTCAGCCCTTGGGTCCCTGGTAGCCGAGGCCACGTCTCACCCTTCGCTTTTTGCATTTTCTGAGATTCTTGCTGTTCCAACTCTTATTGAG CTTGAAGGGactgaaaattctgttcatctgGATGTGCTTCGCTTGTTTGCACATGGTACATGGACTGATTTAAAGA GAAATGCTGAGCGTCTTCCACAACTGTCTCCTGAGCAAACCTTAAAGTTAAAGCAACTTACTGTACTTACTCTGGCTGAGACGAACAAG GTACTCCCTTATGACCAACTAATGCAGGAGCTAGATGTTACAAACGTACGCGAACTCGAGGACTTCCTCATTAATGAGTGCATGTATGCG GGCATAGTTAGAGGAAAGCTGGATCAGCTGCGAAGATGCTTTGAG GTTCAATTTGCTGCAGGGAGAGATCTGAGACCTGGACAGCTTGGGACTATGATTCAAACACTATCAAGCTG GTTGGCTACATCAGACAACCTACTTGTGTCAATCCAAGACAAGATAAAGTGGGCTGATACTGTCAATGACTTGGACAAGAAACATAAAAAGGATGTTGAAGATAGGGTGGAAGAAGTGAAGAAGTCCCTTTCCCTCAAG GCCGACATTGAGTTCCGAGGGCATGAGGAGGTCTTCTCTGAACCTGGTGGAGTGATGGACTATGAGGAAGACCGTAGCCGACCAAAGAG GAGACGACATCCAATATCTTGA